The genome window AGACCGGGCGGGCGAGAGACGTATCGTGCGCGCGAGGTACGTCGTCGGAGCGGACGGGGCGCGCAGCAGAGTGCGCGAGTCGATCGGGTGCCACCTCGCCGGAGACCAGGCCAACCACGCCTGGGGCGTCATGGATGTGCTCGCGGTCACCGATTTCCCGGATATCCGCACGAAGTGCTCGATCCAGTCCGAGACAGGGAACATCCTGCTCATTCCCCGCGAGGGCGGACACCTTTTCCGAATGTATGTCGATCTCGGTGAGGTGGCGGCCGACGACAACGGCGCGGTGCGCGCCACCACAATCGAGCAGATCATCGCACAGGCGAACGGGATACTGCATCCGTACCGCCTCGATGTGCGGAGCGTGGCATGGCACAGCGTCTACGAGGTCGGCCATCGCCTGACCGACCGGTTCGACGACGTGCCGACCGGGGCGATCGGGTCCCGGGCGCCGCGTGTGTTCATCACCGGCGACTCATGCCACACACACAGCGCCAAAGCCGGACAGGGGATGAACGTCTCGATGCAGGACGGCTTCAACCTCGGGTGGAAGCTCGCGCACGTGCTCGAGGGCCGCAGCCCGGAGAGTCTGCTCGCAACATACTCCGCCGAGCGGCAGGTGGTGGCCAAGAACCTCATCGACTTCGACAAAGAGTGGTCGACCCTGATGGCGACGAAACCCGAAGACCTCGCCGACCCGTCAGAACTGGAGGACTTCTACGTCAGGACGGCGGAGTTCCCGGCCGGGTTCATGACCGAGTACGCGCCGTCACTGCTGATAGGGCAACCCGAGCATCAGAGCCTGGCAACGGGGTACCCGCTCGGCAAGCGGTTCAAGTCGGCGATCGTCGAACGCGTCTGCGACACGAACCCCGTGCACCTGGGCCACCAGGCGAAGGCAGACGGCCGCTGGCGCCTCTATGTCTTCGCCGACGCCGCGAAGGCGGGGGAGCCCTCGGCGCTCGCCGGGTTCGCGGAGTGGCTCGCCCACTCGCCCGAGTCCCCGGTCGTGGCGTGTACGCCACCGGACGGCGATGAGGACGCGTGGTTCGACATCACGGTGATCTACCAGCAGGACCATACCGGCGTCGACCTCGGTGCGGTGCCCGCTGTGTTCAAGCCGCGGGTCGGCCCGTTCGGCTTGATCGACCTGCAGAAGGTGTTCGCGGCCGAACGCGGCGACGACATCTTCGATCAGCGCGGGGTCGACCGCGGTGGTGCCGTCGTGGTCGTGCGGCCGGACCAGTATGTGGCGAACATCCTCCCGCTGACCGCGACGGACGATCTCGCCGCGTTCTTCCGACCGATTCTGTTCTCCCGACAGCCCGACCGCGTCTGAGACCGACACGGTGGAAGCGAGGGGCGGGATGACTGTGCGATCGCCGTGACGACGACGTAGCGCCCGTGAACGCATCCGGTCTGAGCCGCCCGTAGGCTGTCCCTGTGTCCGACTCATCCTCCTCGCCGCGCCGCATCGAGATCACCCTCCATCGGCCCCGGATCGGCTGGTACCCGAAGCCGACCGTCGTGTACAACGGGCACGGGCATCCCGCCCAGTGGGGAACCGGCACCTGGCAGATCGCCCTCGACGGCCCGACGTCGGTCGGCGTCTTCCTGTTCAATCGGTTGTGGAAGTTCGGTGCGGCCGAAACCATTGTCACCGCTGACGGCCCGACGAGACTCGTCTACCGTGCACCCGTGCTGCCCTTCCTGCCCGGGCGGCTGACAGCGGAGGCGTAGGTCCGATCCCACGCCCGGTGACGGTCGGTCCTACGACGGATGCGACATCGCTGCGCCCGCCGTATCGTCGAGGGGTGTCCACGCGGTGGACGGGAGAGGTTCGACGATGGACGGTCGGTCGAGAAGGATGCGATTCGCCGCCGTCGGTGCGCTCATCCTGGCCGTCGGACTGCTGGTCCACCGCTTCGTCGGCGGCGACCTCGGCGGCTTCCTGGGGGATGCGCTGTATGCGGCTCTCATCTACGTGCTCGTGGCATTCATCGCACCCCGGGTGCGGATCGTCGTGCCGGTGGCCGTAGCGCTGGCGTTCTGCTGGTCGATCGAGGTCTTCCAGCTGACACCGGTGCCGGCCGAGCTCTCCCAGACGATCCCCGGCGCCTCCCTCGTTCTTGGGTCGACGTTCCAATGGTTCGACCTCGTGGCGTACGCGATCGGGGTCGGGCTCGCCGCACTGCTGGATGCGCGTCCCCGCTCGGTCGCCGCCCGGCAGGCTCGAGGTGGTGCGTCGGAAGGTGAGCGCCTTCCGGGACGCTCCGGCTAACCCGCCTGCAGCAGGATCTTGCCCCGATGGACCGACGACTCCATGCGCCGGTGGGCCTGAGGGGCATCCTCCAGCGGGAACACGGAGTCGATGACCGGGCGCACCCGGCCGGCATCGAGCAGGGGCCACACGTGTTCGCGAACGGACGCGATGACGGCCACGCGTTCTGCGAGCGGTCGGGCGCGCAGTGTCGTTCCCCAGATGCGGGCGCGCTTGCGCATCAGCGTTCCCACGTCGATGCTGCTGGGGGTGTTGCTGCGCGCGGCGATCGACATGATGCGCCCGCCGACCGCCAGCGCTTCGAGGTCGCGGGCGATGTAGTCGCCGCCCACGATGTCGAGGACGACGTCGACGCCGACCCCGCGCGTGGCATCAGCGATGACATCGACGAAGTCCTGTTCGCGGTAGTCGATAGCGACCTCGGCGCCGAGTGCGCGACAGAACGCGACCTTCTCGGCGGTGCCGGCGGTGGCGAACACGCGTGCGCCCATCGCGGCGCCCAGCTGCACGGCCATCGAACCGATCCCGCTGGAGCCGCCGTGCACGAGCAGGCTCTCGCCGGGTCGCAGGCCGGCGTTGTGGAAGACGTTGGACCAGACGGTCGCCGTCACCTCAGGCAGCCCGGCCGCCTCGACGAGGTCGACTCCGGCCGGCACGGGCAGCACCAGGCCCGCATCCACTGTGGCGAGCTCAGCGTAGCCGCCGCCCGGAAGGAGTGCGCAGACCCGGTCGCCGACCGCCCATTCCGTCACGGATGCGCCCAGCCCGACGACCTCGCCCGACACCTCGAGCCCGGGCCAGTCCGGTGCGCCCGCCGGTGCGGGGTAGAAGCCGCGGCGCTGCGCGAGATCGGCGCCGTTCAGTCCGGCCGCGGCGACCCGGATGAGGATCTCCCGATCGCTCGGAACCGGGTCGTCCATTTCGGTCAGAGCGAGAACGTCGGGACCTCCGGGGGCGGTGATGACGACCGCGCGCATCAGCGCCCGCCCGACCGTTCGGCGGCGGGTGCTCGGCGGCCGAGCACATCCCGGATCTTCACCTTGTTCGTGTACTCGATCGACCCGTAGCGGAACAGCCGCACAGCCACCCGGAGCACGATCGCCGAGAGCACGAAGAGCTCGACGATGATGATGATCGCCTGCCACAACGGCAACGTTCCGAACGCGTTGCGCAGCAGGGCGGTCACAGGCGCCGAGTAGGGGAAGAACGAGAACACTTGCACGATCGTGGCGTTCGGGTCGCTGATGATGAGAGCGATCGTGTAGAAGGGGATGAAGATCAGCACCATCAGCGCGCCGAAGATCGGGCCCGCATCCTTGGCTGTCGGCATCACCGCACCGAGGGCGACGAGCGTTCCGGTGAACAGCGAGAACCCTCCGAGCAGGATGAGCGCGCCCACGATCATCTGCTGCGGGTCGAACACGAACGCCGACAGGTCGAGGTCGGGGATGTTCAGCTGGGAGCGGAAGAACAGGTAGGCGAGCACCGTGGGGATCGCGAACACCAACATCTGCACGATCCCGATCATGAACAGCGAGATCACCTTGCCGAGAATGAGACTCGTCGGGTTGATCGTGGTGAGGATCATCTCGGTGACGCGGTTCTCCTTCTCTTCGAGGGTGGAGTTCAGCATCTGGTTGCCGAGCAGCAGGATCACGATGTAAAAGATCACCAGGAAGAGCAGGGCGGGGATGACGGCGTTGAAGCCGCCTGCGACCTCCCCGTTTTTGAATGTGGTTGTGTCGGAAGAGACGGTGCCCTGCAGGATCGCGGAGTACTGGGGGGAGTCGATCCGACTTTCGACGCTCGTCGTGAGGATCGCTTCGGCGACCGAGGAGTATCGGCCGTTCTGGAAGACGCCGCTGTCGGCGCCGTAGACCTTGATCGGCTGTTTCGCCGGGTCGGCCGGGTAGGCGAAGAAGGCGTCGACCGTGCCGGTTTTCACTGCGGCGACGCCGGCGACGTCCCCCTCGGCCTTCGTGCCGCCGAGCTTGTCGACGACGGCGGGGTCGACCAGGCCGGAGGCATCGGTGTACTCGAACGAGAAGTGGGCGTCCTTCTGCGCGGCGGCACTCTTATCGGTCGAGCTGTTGGAGGCGAAGACGAGGAGGAACACGATGATCAGGATGACCGGCACGAACAGGGTGGCCACCCAGAACCGCCCCTTGGTGATCGTGCGGACGAACTCGAACGTGATGACGGTTCCGAGGTTGTGCTGGGCCATCAGCCGAGCTCCCTGTTCTCGGCTCCGTAGACTTCGACGAAGATGTCGTCGAGCGATTTGCGGGTCGGGGCGAAGCGCGCCACGTTCAAGCCGCCGTCGACGAGCGCCCGCAGGATGCCACTGACATCGGCGTCGTTCGCGACCTCGAGCTGGGCGTGGCCGCGCTCATCCGACAGCAGCGTGTAGTCGGGGGAGGTGGGGATCGTGCCGGTGTGGTCGACGTGGATGACGGTGCCACCGAACTGCTCCTGCACCTCGGCGACGGTGCCGTAGGCGCGCGATGTTCCGTCTTTGAGCAGAATCACGCGATCGCAGAGTCGTTCGACTTCCTCCATCTGGTGGGTGACCATCATCACCGTCGATCCCGCCTTCTTCTGGTCGTCGATGATGTCCATGAGCAGGCGGCGGTTGACCGGGTCGAAGCCTTTCGTGGGCTCGTCGAGGATGAGGAGCTCGGGGTCGTTCATGATCGTCACGCCGAGCTGCACTTTCTGCTGCTGACCGCCCGAGAGCTTGTCGAGGCGCACCTTCTCTTTCTCGCCGATGCCGACCCGCTCCAGGTATTCACGGGACCACCGACGCGCGTGTTCTTTGCCGAGCCCCTTCAATTTGCCGAAGTAGACCATCACGTCGATCACGGACTCTTTCTTGTAGAGCCCGCGCTCCTCGGGCAGGTACCCGAGTCGCTCGCCGGTCTCCGGGCTGAACGTCCGGCCGTCGATGAGGAGGGTGCCGCCGGTCGGCTGGTAGATGCCGAGGAGGGCGCGGATCGTCGTTGTCTTGCCAGACCCGTTGCTTCCGAGGAAGCCGAACGTCTCGCCCCGGTTGATGTCGAAGGAGAGGTCGCGGATGACGGTGGTGCGGCCGAAGTCCATGCGGAAGTTCGCGATGTGCACGAGGGGGGTGCGGTTGCGGTGCTCACCGTCCCCAACCTAGTGATAGACGTCGTGGCCGGGAAGCCTTGACACGGTGAAGAGTTCGATCTACTGTATTCAACAGAAACGTTGATAAAGGAGTTAATTGAGTATGCAGCAGGATGCGGCGGCTGAAGATCGGCTCGACCGGGCGTTCCAGGCGTTGGGCGACCGGGTGCGACGGGCCATCGTCGCCCGCCTCAGTCGGGGGCCGGCGACGGTCAACGAGCTGGCGGAGCCGTTCGCCATCACGACGCAGGCGATCTCTCGGCACATCCACGTGCTGGAGCACGCCGGGCTCGTGACCCGCAGCCGCGACGCGCAGCGGCGGCCTGTGCACCTGAACCCCGGGGCGCTCGAAGAGCTCACCGCGTGGATCGACGGCTACCGCCTCGTGCGCGAACAGCAGTTCCGCACGCTGGACGCCGTTCTCGCCGAGCCCGGCCCCGCTCGGGGCCGGGCCGGTGGGGGCGGAGGAACCCATAACAAGGAGAAATGATCATGAGCAATCCCGTCACCATCACCGCCCCGGAAGGGCTGCCGTTCGTCGACGTCGTGCGCGAGTTCGACGCTCCCGTCGAGAAGGTGTTCGAGGCCCACCGCAACCCCGACCTCGTCGCGCGCTGGCTCGGTCCCCGAGGGTACGCCATGGTCATCGAGGAGTATTCCTTCCGTACCGGGGGTCGCTATCGCTATGTGCACCGCGACACCGACGGTGCGGAGTACGCCTTCCACGGCGTCTTCCATGTGGTCCGCGACAACGAATTCGCGATCCAGACCTTCGAGTTCGAAGGCTTTCCGGATGTCGTGAGCATCGAATCCTTGAGCTTCGAACCGCTGGAGGGTGGACGCAGCCGTCTGCGCGTGCATGCCGTCTACCCGAGCCTCGAGGCGCGGGACGGGATCGTCGCGTCCGGGCAGGCGAAAGGGTTGACCGAGGGCTACGAACGACTCGACGACGTCGTGACCGCGCGCTGAAGCGGCGGCGGCCGGCGACGGGGCGATCAGGAGTTCTGTTCGCCCCGCGGCTGTGCCGAACCCTTCAGGCTGCCGGTGGTCTGGCCGTCGAGGTAGACGACGCAGATCGCCGAATGAATCTGGTCCCAGGTCTCCTCGACCGGGGGATAGGAGCTCCACCCCGCCTCCGCCGCCTCGGGCGCGATGCCGACGTAGGCTGCGAAAGCGTCATGGCAGCTCGTATCTGCGGAATTCTCGACGGCCGTGTCGCCCGGGTAGGAGCCGCTTCCCACGGAGGGGATGGCGTAGATTTCGCTGTCGTGCGGAACGGAGCAGTCCACCACCGGGAAGCCCGGACCGGTGTACGAGTCGTCGAGATCGTCGATGCACTCGCCGACGACGAGATCGGGAAAGTCGGTGGGTGTTCCCCCCGAGTCCGGGGCTGCATCCGTACCGCCAGAGGGATCGGCCGGCGCTGTCGCGCTCGGCGGAGCCTTGCGCAAGAACCGGTCGCGGATGACATCCCCGAACGGAACGCAGGCTGTAAGGCTGACGGTCATCAGGGCGGCCACAACCGCGGCGAGCATCGCACTGCGGTGCGGACGACGGGTCGGTCTCATCGGTCTCCTCGGGTCTTGCGCCTACGCTAGTGCCTCCAAAAGCGCTTCGTGCAGCAATCCATTGCTCGCGAGGGAGGAACCATTGCCCGGACCCGCCTGGCCCGTCACCGACGTGAACCGGCCTCCTGCCTCCTCGACGATCGGGATGAGCGCCGCGAGGTCGTAACTCTTCACACCGAATTCGCCGACGGCGTCGACGAGTCCTTCGGCGAGCAGCATGTACGACCACATGTCGCCGT of Leifsonia poae contains these proteins:
- a CDS encoding NAD(P)H-quinone oxidoreductase is translated as MRAVVITAPGGPDVLALTEMDDPVPSDREILIRVAAAGLNGADLAQRRGFYPAPAGAPDWPGLEVSGEVVGLGASVTEWAVGDRVCALLPGGGYAELATVDAGLVLPVPAGVDLVEAAGLPEVTATVWSNVFHNAGLRPGESLLVHGGSSGIGSMAVQLGAAMGARVFATAGTAEKVAFCRALGAEVAIDYREQDFVDVIADATRGVGVDVVLDIVGGDYIARDLEALAVGGRIMSIAARSNTPSSIDVGTLMRKRARIWGTTLRARPLAERVAVIASVREHVWPLLDAGRVRPVIDSVFPLEDAPQAHRRMESSVHRGKILLQAG
- a CDS encoding ABC transporter permease, with translation MAQHNLGTVITFEFVRTITKGRFWVATLFVPVILIIVFLLVFASNSSTDKSAAAQKDAHFSFEYTDASGLVDPAVVDKLGGTKAEGDVAGVAAVKTGTVDAFFAYPADPAKQPIKVYGADSGVFQNGRYSSVAEAILTTSVESRIDSPQYSAILQGTVSSDTTTFKNGEVAGGFNAVIPALLFLVIFYIVILLLGNQMLNSTLEEKENRVTEMILTTINPTSLILGKVISLFMIGIVQMLVFAIPTVLAYLFFRSQLNIPDLDLSAFVFDPQQMIVGALILLGGFSLFTGTLVALGAVMPTAKDAGPIFGALMVLIFIPFYTIALIISDPNATIVQVFSFFPYSAPVTALLRNAFGTLPLWQAIIIIVELFVLSAIVLRVAVRLFRYGSIEYTNKVKIRDVLGRRAPAAERSGGR
- a CDS encoding ribosomal maturation YjgA family protein, with product MRFAAVGALILAVGLLVHRFVGGDLGGFLGDALYAALIYVLVAFIAPRVRIVVPVAVALAFCWSIEVFQLTPVPAELSQTIPGASLVLGSTFQWFDLVAYAIGVGLAALLDARPRSVAARQARGGASEGERLPGRSG
- a CDS encoding ArsR/SmtB family transcription factor, encoding MQQDAAAEDRLDRAFQALGDRVRRAIVARLSRGPATVNELAEPFAITTQAISRHIHVLEHAGLVTRSRDAQRRPVHLNPGALEELTAWIDGYRLVREQQFRTLDAVLAEPGPARGRAGGGGGTHNKEK
- a CDS encoding SRPBCC family protein, whose amino-acid sequence is MSNPVTITAPEGLPFVDVVREFDAPVEKVFEAHRNPDLVARWLGPRGYAMVIEEYSFRTGGRYRYVHRDTDGAEYAFHGVFHVVRDNEFAIQTFEFEGFPDVVSIESLSFEPLEGGRSRLRVHAVYPSLEARDGIVASGQAKGLTEGYERLDDVVTAR
- a CDS encoding ABC transporter ATP-binding protein, which encodes MDFGRTTVIRDLSFDINRGETFGFLGSNGSGKTTTIRALLGIYQPTGGTLLIDGRTFSPETGERLGYLPEERGLYKKESVIDVMVYFGKLKGLGKEHARRWSREYLERVGIGEKEKVRLDKLSGGQQQKVQLGVTIMNDPELLILDEPTKGFDPVNRRLLMDIIDDQKKAGSTVMMVTHQMEEVERLCDRVILLKDGTSRAYGTVAEVQEQFGGTVIHVDHTGTIPTSPDYTLLSDERGHAQLEVANDADVSGILRALVDGGLNVARFAPTRKSLDDIFVEVYGAENRELG
- a CDS encoding septum formation family protein, whose product is MRPTRRPHRSAMLAAVVAALMTVSLTACVPFGDVIRDRFLRKAPPSATAPADPSGGTDAAPDSGGTPTDFPDLVVGECIDDLDDSYTGPGFPVVDCSVPHDSEIYAIPSVGSGSYPGDTAVENSADTSCHDAFAAYVGIAPEAAEAGWSSYPPVEETWDQIHSAICVVYLDGQTTGSLKGSAQPRGEQNS
- a CDS encoding FAD-binding monooxygenase; amino-acid sequence: MQFHHHGYVSGDPRIQAAAGVGIDRPDELPDAVDVLIVGSGPAGMITAAQLSQFPGITTRIVERRGGRLAIGQADGIQARSVETFDAFGFAERITAEAYRITEMAFWKPDPADPTRIVRSARAVDDPAGISEFPHLIVNQARVLDYFAEVMATSPTRMTPDYGLEFVRLEIAETGAYPVTVTLEHTVGDRAGERRIVRARYVVGADGARSRVRESIGCHLAGDQANHAWGVMDVLAVTDFPDIRTKCSIQSETGNILLIPREGGHLFRMYVDLGEVAADDNGAVRATTIEQIIAQANGILHPYRLDVRSVAWHSVYEVGHRLTDRFDDVPTGAIGSRAPRVFITGDSCHTHSAKAGQGMNVSMQDGFNLGWKLAHVLEGRSPESLLATYSAERQVVAKNLIDFDKEWSTLMATKPEDLADPSELEDFYVRTAEFPAGFMTEYAPSLLIGQPEHQSLATGYPLGKRFKSAIVERVCDTNPVHLGHQAKADGRWRLYVFADAAKAGEPSALAGFAEWLAHSPESPVVACTPPDGDEDAWFDITVIYQQDHTGVDLGAVPAVFKPRVGPFGLIDLQKVFAAERGDDIFDQRGVDRGGAVVVVRPDQYVANILPLTATDDLAAFFRPILFSRQPDRV